DNA sequence from the Panthera uncia isolate 11264 unplaced genomic scaffold, Puncia_PCG_1.0 HiC_scaffold_1529, whole genome shotgun sequence genome:
TGGACGCCAAGCCCCCGTCCACATTCTCCAGCCCCTGGAGCCATGCAAGAACCCAGAGAGAGGCACAAGGGGGTTCTGGGTAGCGAGAAGCCCGTCCCCGCCTTGACAGTGCGAGGCCACGGAAACAGCCAGAGGCTCGCAGCCAAGACCTGGCGTGGAGCCGCGGTGCCTTGGCCTCCGGCCGCGCAGGGAGCCggcgagcctcagtttcctcctccgcACAAGGAGGACAGTGATGCCTCCAGGACACCGTGGCAAGGGAACCCGTAAGGCGGCCCGACCCTGGCCTGGCCTTAACTTGGCAAGCTCGTCCTCAGAATCTCCGAGAAGGTCGGAGAGTGGAGTAGTGGAGTGGTGGCTTCCAGTGAAGGGGAGGACGAAGGCGCTGGGAGGTTCAGGGAGGTTCCCAAGAGGGCTTTCACTGCCTGGCAGTGGGAGGCCCACAGAAAACATCTGTGGACCGATGGAGGGAAGCGATGAGAACCAGACTGAGTGCAGGGCTGAAGGGCTAGGCGTGGGGAGAAGGAGCAGAAGCCCGCTGAGCCTGAGGGGGTGCACACAAAGATCTGTGAGCTGAAGCCCGGGGACAGAAGGCCGCAGAACAATAAGGAAAAGAACTGCGTGACGTTGGAATGCGcggctgctgggggagggggtgagcacCCCGTCGCTGGAAGAATGCAAGCCAAGAGCAGATGAAAGAAAGATCGCTTCACAAAACCACAGTAAAAGGAATCCAAGCATTGGGTGGGTGCTTAGACTAaaaattctcggggcgcctgggtggctcagtcggttgagcgtccgacttcggctcaggtcctgatctcgcggtctgtgggttcgagccccgcgtcgggctctgtgctgacagctcggagcctggagcctgcttcggattctgtgtctccttctcgctctctgcccctcccccacttgcactctctctctcaaaaataaacatttaaaaaaatttttaaacgtccCTTCTatcatcaaataataataatggagacGAGAAGGTTTTATGTCCTTATTTGACAAAAGTTAAAGGTAGCAACCTTATATTggccctgatttctttttaagcCAGTTCACAGAATCCTAAAGTCCGGGAGCTCCTACCCTTCTTTGGGTCCGAAAAACTGACTTTCCTTCAGGCTTCTCTTCACCTCCCCCCGCTGCCTCACCCCTCTAAGCCTCTGCCTCCCACGTGAAGCACCAGGGTGACACCCCCAGGTCCTCGGCTACCCCTGAGGGTGACACGGAGGTGGCTGCAGCCCCAGGACACCCATGGTGAAGGCAAGGGAATGCGGGGCACCTGACGGGCCATGGGAGGTGACCCTGACCTCACGGTCTCACGCCCGACACACGTGCACGGGCCTCTGTTGGTTCTCAAACAAACCTTTGAGGCTGGCGGGGCAGAAAAAGTCCCCATTtgacggatgaggaaactgaggttgaaGAAAGGCGAAGTGACCTTTCCACCGTCTCTCAGCAAACCAACTGCAAGGCAGAGGAATGTGTCCTCACTCACTTCCTCCCGGCCCAGGGTAGTGGGCTCACGATCTCTGGTCAACCACACATGCACCACCCCTCTGTCTGCAGACATGACGAAACGGAATCTTCCTGACGTCTTTGTTTTCAGGGACCAGTTCAGATCAGAAAGGGTTAAGCGTCTAACctgctcacaattttttttttttttttttttaaggtcaagaATGGCACCTGCCTTTCAAGAACGTCCTAGCTGGTCAGACAGACTAGCAGATTCTTTTCATTCTGCGCCAGAGAGTGCAGAAAGCTGGAACGTTCCATATCTGGGCAGAAGGCCCAGCAGAGCGGGGAGACTCCCAACGGTGTTCCCGCGGGGAACGCCAGGCCTCGagctccttccccacctctccgTGGTGGAGGCCTGAGCTCTCATGACCCCTGGATACTGAAACCAGATCCCGGACGTCCCCAGAGGACCAGAGAGGAAGGGGCCCAGGTCTTGCCCCAGCATGCATGAACCGTGCCAATGGAACCAAGCTGATGGGGGATGAAGTCAATTGCTTCCAGGATAATTAATTTAGAATCAGACACAAACCTAGTGGGAAATCAGcccattaagaaagagaaagagatttggggcgcctgggtggctcagtcggttgagcgtccgacctcggctcaggtcatgatctcacggcttgtgagttcgagccccgcatcgggctctgcgcggacagctcggaacctgaagcctgcttctgcttctgtgtctccctctctctctgcccctaacccactcccattctgtctctgtctctctcaaaaataaataaactttaaaaaaatttaaaaaaaaagaaaaaagaaaataacagctttattgagctagAATTCACACGCAACTCACAGATCTCAAGTATTCAACGCCGTAGTTGCACAAAGTTGTGCAATCACCACCattaattttagaacacttcCATCGCCCCCAAGAGAAGCCCCACACCTACTAACAGtcactccccatctccctcccccaagcccccagccccagccccagcaagCCCCGGGCAACCACGAATCCACTTTCTGACTGCACAGATTTGCCATTCTGGAcccttcatataaatgaaatcccaCAATCCGTGGTCTTTCGTGGCTCACTTCATCCACTCAGCATATTGTTTTCAAGCTGCTTCTGTATCGTAGCGTGTGGCAGTCTTCCCTGTTCAtcgccaaataatattccattgtacggatTCATCACATTTTGTCTCCTCggtcaccagttgatggacatttgggttctttccacatTTACGTACAAGTTTCACATGGACGtaagttttcttcttcttggggTACATATACCCAGGAGCAGAATTACTGTGTCATATCGTAGCTTTCTGTTTAAGCTTGTGAGAAACTGCCCGACTATTTTCCAAAGGAGCCGCACCATTGACATTCCTACCAGCTGTGttcaagggttctaatttctctgattcctcaccaacactttcaTTTATCTGACTTGTTGATTCTAGAAATCGTAGTGGGTGTGAAGTtctatcttgtggttttgatttgcatctccctgatgactggtgatgttgagcatcttttcatgtgcttactggcccCTTGGAGATcttcttcttaaatttacatccaagttagttggcatgTAGTgtgataatgatttcagaagtagattccaggagtagatttatcccctatgtgtaacacccagtgctcatcccaacaagtgtcttccttaatgcccctgacccattcggcccatcccccctcccacaacccctccagtaaccctcagtttgttctccatatttatgagtctcttctgtcttgtccccctccctgtttttatattatttttgtttccctttccttgtgttcatctgttctgtgccttaaagtcctcatatgagtgaagtcatacaatatttgtctttctctaatttcgcttagcatgataccctctagttccatccacgtggttgcaaatggcaagatttcatcctctttgattgccgagtaatactccattgtatatatagaccacatcttctttatccattcgtccactgatggacatctgggctctttccataccttggctattgtcgatcgtgctgctataaacattggggtgcatgtgtcccttcgaaacagcacacctgtatcctttggataaatatctagtagtacagttgctgggtcatagggtagttctatttttaattttttgaggatactccacactggtttccagagtggctgccagaccagtttgcattcccaccagcaaaagagatcctctctctctgcatcctcgccaacatctgttgttgcctgagttgttcatgtgagccattctgacaggcgtgaggtggtatctcattgtggtttcgatttgtatttccctgatgatgagtgatgtggagcattttttcatgtgtcggttggccatctggatgtcttctttggagaagtgtctattcaagtctttgcccatttcttcaccggattatttgttttttgggtgttgagctgggtaagttctttatagattttggatactaaccctttatctgatgcgTCATTTGCAAATCATCTTCCctcattccgtaggttgccttttagttttgctgattgtttccttcgctgtgcagaagctttttatcttgattgaggtcccaacagttcatttttgtttttgtttcccttgcctctggagacatgttgagtaagaagttgctgcagccgaggtcgaAGAGGTTTttggctgctttctcctctaggattttgatggcttcctgtcttacattgaggtctttcatccattttgagtttatctttgggtatggtgtaagaaagtggtccagcttcattcttctgcacgtcgctgtccagttttcccagcaccatttgctgaagagattgtctttattccattagatattctttcctgctttgtcaaagattagttggtcatacgcttgtgggtccatttctgggttctctattctgttccactgatctgagtgtctgtttttgtgccaataccatactgccctgatgattacagccttgtaatacatctgggattgtgatgcctcgagctttggttttctttttcaggattgctttggctatttggggtcttttaggattgtttgttctaactctgtgaaggatgctggtgttatttcgatagggattgcactgaatgtgtagattgccctgggtagtattgacatcttaacaatatttgttcttcctatccaggagcatggaatctttttccatttttttgtgtgtcttcttcaattcctttcataagctttctatagttttcagtgacctcttggatatcttctttggagaatgtctATTCAAGGCCTTTGTCCATCTTTTAACTGGTTGTTTTTTAATACtgagttctaagagttctttattctaGATACAAGCATAGAATACATATGACTTACAAATATTGTGTTCCATTTTGTGGGCcgtctttcactttcttgatggtgtcctagGAAGCacaaaattttctgattttgatgaagtccaatttacttattttttcctttggtcatttaTGCTTTTGGTATCACGTTCAAGAAACAATTGCCCAATTCAAGGAAAAGATTTACacctatttttcttctaagagctttatagctttagctcttacatttaggtttttgatctactttgagttaatgtttataaatggtgtgaggtaggggtccaacttcattccttCACATGGGACTATTTGGTTGtaccagtaccatttgttgaaaagactattctttctctacTGAATTATTTGCTACTTTTGCAAATCAATTGACTGGAAATGtgagggcttatttctggactttgaattctattccactgatctgtaTGACtatctttgtgccagtaccacactgcaTTGACTACTATTGCTTTGTAATAAGttctgaaatcaggaagcataAGCCCTGCTACTTGGTGtctctttttcaagactgttttggctgtTCCAGGTTCCTTGAGGTTCCATAtgagttttagaatcagcttgtcaatttctgcaaagaattCAGCTGGAATTTTCAAAGGGAGTTGTGTGGAATCTGTAAATTAATTTGGGAGCAaagccatcttaacaatattaagcctTCTGAtacatgaacatgggatgtctttccatttacttaggttGTTAATTTCTTTCAAGTACGTTGTCATTTTCAGAGGATAAGTCTTGCACtttgttaaattcattcctaAGCATTCTATTCTTTCTTGATGCTACTGcaaatggatttcttttcttaatttaattttcactgcaagtatatagaaatgcagaagTATACAGAAATGTAATTCATTTTTCTATCGGTCTTGTATCCCACAACCTTACTGAAATTGTTCATAAGCTCTGCTATTCCTTCGCATGGTCTCTATGTAAGATCATCTCATCTGCAAACAGTTTTAATTCTTACTTCCCAATCTCGATGTCCTTTATTTACTCGTGGgtgtttgtgggttttgtttgagATTTGTCCGTTTGCATTGTTTGCCTTACTGCCGGCTGTGGCTAGGATCTCCACTGCAATGTTGAATCAAAGTGGCAATGACGGCCAACCTAgtctcattcctgatcttagagagaAAGCGTTGAGCATTTCACCCTTAAGTCGAACATTAGCTGTTGTGCGTTTAAGTTCAAACTGTTCAGTCTGGAGTTGGTAACATTACGAGACTTCTCTAAGTAGTGAAGAATCACACAAACTGTTCTAGATGCAAAACGAGCACAGGTGCCTTCCCTGAAGGGCCCCCGGACTATGGGACAGGCTCAGCCTTCCCTGTGAGAAACAGGGCTTTCCCCAACCGTTGGATGGGCTGCTCTGTGAGTTCACGAAGATTCAGCTGTGCTTGTCCTCAAACCTGCCTACACAGGTTGTACTCACATAATTACACAACTTACTTAAAGTTTATGTAAACCACTGGAAGAGGAGTCAAAAAGGAATTGTTTTTATGAAACAAGTGTTGGACGTTTAGGGAAGATCACTGTTAAACTAGGCGTGGACAAAAACCACCGTATGATATGAGGGGTATATGAAAATCTGCAAAGTAGTGGGTTCTCAGTCCCTGTTTCACTCGATAGAAACAGAAACTGagaatcggggggggggggttgcattAAAGGGTCATACAAAAAAGATAATGTGGACATCATCCAGTAGATCCGTAAACCAAGAAAGGCCGTGGCTTTAAACCAGGAGACGGGGCGGGGGGAATGACTGTATGTTTTAGGTTAAAATGTTCAAGGTATGTCTGCATCACTTTCACGATCTCCTCTTTACTAATCTTTTTTTCAGCCAAGCAAGTCACGGCCAGGGCTGATGGCACCAGAAGGAGGCTTTTTCTGGTACACAGGTACAATGGTGGTTACTTGGGCAGGTGTGACgaggtatcattttttttttttcttatctccttTTTACCACGTAGTTTTTTCAAGACGCCCTAACGAGAATGTATTGCTTTTACAGCAGAGAAAATGTGTACTAAAATGTCCTTTTTAAGATTCAGATTCTACTACTCCCTGCTGACAAAGGGAAAGGATCCAGAAATGCCACACAGCCCCAGGCCGGCAGCGCTGTCTCTGGGGCCAACGAAGTGCCCCAAGGCTACGAAGGTAAACAAGAAATAGGGAAAAGGAACGATACAGGACGCCAGACTAATCAGAACTCCCTGGCTCGAGTGTATTGCCATTTTCTTTGAGAGTTACTAAACGCCGATATCGACTCCTTAATTTGGCCGAAGCTGAGACAGGCCCCTCCACGGAGCTCTTTGGTTCACCTGCTGAAAAGGCTGGCTTGCTTTTGGAAGAAGGTTCAAGCAACCCTACACCAGGCAAATCTCGGTTTCCTGGGAGAAGGCCAGTGTTCAGAGCAGTTGTAAAGAAACGCAGTGTTTCTGCTTTGCTACACACAGGAGAAGAGGGCTACGAGGTGCGACTCTAGACCTAAattcctccaccaccaccctggCTTTTCCATCCCAGCACTGCACCAGGTTGACAGTAGGCATCTAATAATGGAATGAATGGTGCCCTTAAGAGCAGTTTATCAGGACGCTGGTCCTTCTCTTATAGCCCAGGGCTTCCGGAAGGGCAGAGGCTGCTGAAATGGGCAACCCCCCCTCCAATGCCCACACCCCCACATTCTCATGATTACTTACTCGTATGTTTGAAATACAGTTTGCTAAGCTGGACCCCGTCTGCATCCACAGGGACACAGACATGAAGGGATTGGGAGCTGAAAGCAAGTGGATGTGGCCAGTGCTCTGGGTTTCAGGCACACAGTGGATCCCAGGGGTCCTGAGGCAGGGGTTCAAGAAACTTCTGAAAATGAATTCCAGCAATGCAATACTCGGGCTTCTCTGTGagggctctgtttctctcaggaTGAAAAAAGTTTGCACCACTTTACAGACAAATATAAATCCCTTTAGAAAATGGcctgggtggggcgcctgggtggctcagtcggttgagcatccgacttcggctcaggtcatgatctcacagttcgtgggttcgagccccgcatcaggctctgtgctgaatgcttgctcagagcctggagcctgcttcagattctgtgtctcctctctctgcccctcccctgctcactctttgtctcactctgtttctcaaaaataaataaatgtaaaaaaaaattaaaaaaaaaaagaaaatggtctgggtgggtgggtgggggtcgtggagagggggagagaaacaaAGGTTTAAAGTCAAATGTCATCGGAGTGGCCCTGTCTCCaatgaggagagaaaaagggaggggggcagggacggTGCCTGTGGATGTATTGGGTTGGGGTGGAGGGACTTAATAAGATTGCCGTGTTCTCATTTTTACATGATCCTGCTGGAAATACAGGACAGATGTCCCCTGAAAAACGCAGGGGTTAGCAGTGCTGACCCCCACCTCCCAAGAGTCAAAAATCTATGTAAAACTTTTGACGCCCCCAAAACGCAACTACAAATTGCCTACTGGAAAACCTACTATaccataaacagtcaattaacacatatcttGTATGCTGTATGTATCatatactatattattttaagcttatttattttggagggggagagagagagggagagcgtgcgtgtgcatgcatgagtgggggagaagcagagagagagagagagagagagagagagagagagagagaatccttaacaggctccacgccatcagcacagtgTCAAAGCCTGACGGGGAGGGGGgcttgggctcgaactcacgacccgcgaggtcgtgacctgagccacaatcaagatcagacacctaaccaaccgagccacccaggcgcctgccccTTACGTACTGGATTCTTACAatcaagtaagctagagaaaaagcAAACGTTATGAAGAAAATCACAAGAGAACATACATTTGACATTGATGTCCTGTATTTATGAAGAAAACCCGCCCACAAGCGTACCCGCCCGTGAGCAGTCCAAACCCGTTTTGTTCAAGgctcaaccacacacacacacacacacacacacacacacacacacacttgtgcttGAGACGCTCAACACTCTCCCCACACCTAATCGATGCAAATAAACGCCCATCTGGGGGGCTGTGGTTCTCAGCTCGGTTGCCCCGTTACCCCAACGCGTTTCTACCTTATTTTCTAAATAGCCTACGGCAGACATGCGTATA
Encoded proteins:
- the LOC125917145 gene encoding uncharacterized protein LOC125917145, whose product is MIEGTFKNFFKCLFLRERVQVGEGQRARRRHRIRSRLQAPSCQHRARRGARTHRPRDQDLSRSRTLNRLSHPGAPRIFSLSTHPMLGFLLLWFCEAIFLSSALGLHSSSDGVLTPSPSSRAFQRHAVLFLIVLRPSVPGLQLTDLCVHPLRLSGLLLLLPTPSPSALHSVWFSSLPSIGPQMFSVGLPLPGSESPLGNLPEPPSAFVLPFTGSHHSTTPLSDLLGDSEDELAKLRPGQGRAALRVPLPRCPGGITVLLVRRRKLRLAGSLRGRRPRHRGSTPGLGCEPLAVSVASHCQGGDGLLATQNPLVPLSGFLHGSRGWRMWTGAWRPGALGFPRASDPKCAASRPALVWELVTSL